GGTCGACCGCGTGGCAGCCGTACGGGAAGCGATCGGACCGGACGTCGATCTGGCCATCGACCTGCACGCCCGCTACGACGTGCCGAGCGCATGCCGGATCTCGTGGGAGCTCGAGCCGTTCCACCTGATGTGGCTCGAGGAGCCGCTGCCGGCGGAGAACGTCGACGCGCTGGTGCGGGTACGCGCGCAAACCCGCACGCCGATCTGCGCGGGCGAGAACCTCTACCTGCGGTGGGGATTCCGCGAGTTGCTCGAACGCGGCGCCGTGGACGTCATCGAGCCGGACGTGCCGAAGTGCGGTGGCCTCGCCGAGGCCAAGAAGATCGCCAACCTCGCGGAGCTCCACTACATTCCCTTCGCACCGCACCTGGTGTCGACGCCACTGGGCACGATGGCCACGTCGCACCAGTGCGGAGCGATCCCCAACTTCCTCGTCCAGGAATGGCACGCCCTCGAGGAGCGCGCGGTGTGGGACAGCTACGTCCACGCCCCCGACGGGAGCGGCTCGATCGTCAAGGACGGCTACATCACCCTTCCCGACACTCCCGGCATCGGCGTGGAGCTCGACATGGACGGCGTCCGGGCACACGCCGTCGCGGGCTACGGAGTGTTCGAGTAGGGGAGCTGCCGCAAGCCGGGACGGATGTCGACGAGCTGGTCAACGCGCGGATCGATCCGGCGCTGCTGTACCGCTACGAACCCCGCTTCCGTCGGCGGCCGGTGTTTCCTGCATGACGTCGGCCACCTGGTGCAGCAGGTTCTTCAGCTGCCGCGCGTCGGTGA
The genomic region above belongs to Amycolatopsis sp. YIM 10 and contains:
- a CDS encoding mandelate racemase/muconate lactonizing enzyme family protein, whose translation is MRIVNVTTAVVAYHGQATLVRIDTDEGVSGFGEANPDAGAGAVVGMISFLTPLLIGEDPRNVERCWEKLRRGKVFAGPQGGVSVIALSGIELALWDLAGKAAGQPVHRLLGGKFRDRIRLYADCGDGDDPAGSIAGCVDRAQRMVAEGFTAIKFDIDDLHHPAKFDAFNHTINAAELRSMVDRVAAVREAIGPDVDLAIDLHARYDVPSACRISWELEPFHLMWLEEPLPAENVDALVRVRAQTRTPICAGENLYLRWGFRELLERGAVDVIEPDVPKCGGLAEAKKIANLAELHYIPFAPHLVSTPLGTMATSHQCGAIPNFLVQEWHALEERAVWDSYVHAPDGSGSIVKDGYITLPDTPGIGVELDMDGVRAHAVAGYGVFE